In Cololabis saira isolate AMF1-May2022 chromosome 4, fColSai1.1, whole genome shotgun sequence, one DNA window encodes the following:
- the LOC133441797 gene encoding alpha-(1,3)-fucosyltransferase 4-like: MGDWRSPPATTSPRAARWPGSSLRRGYCVHVLRRICVASVSVLILSGLYFFYSPGGFAPDPDPYGGGAVTILIWTHPFLVYEPLPDCSEQFGIDGCVLTDDARQYRQVEAVLVHHREISSGAAALPPEPRPSAQKWIWMNYESPTHTHRTWLVDGAFNLTMSYRTDSDIFLPYGYLVPQARSRAAGRAGALSRPSRPRRRFVAWVISNWSETHARVAFYYQLRRYIRIDVFGRAGRPLPKGAGSVVRVLGEYQLYLALENSLHRDYITEKLWNAVRAGAVPVVMGPPRANYERFLPPEAFIHVDDFPSVKQLARYLLALRRQPARIRRHLEWRRGYSLQQPDFWGQHYCTACRAVRRARGKTDVVRDLPRWFES; encoded by the exons ATGGGAGATTGGAGATCACCACCTGCAACCACGTCTCCCAGAGCAGCCAGGTGGCCAGGTTCGTCCCTGAGGAGGGGATATTGTGTGCATGTTCTCAGACGGATTTGTGTGGCCTCTGTGTCTGTTTTGATTCTCAGTGGACTTTACTTCTTCTACTCCCCGGGTGGGTTTGCGCCGGACCCGGATCCTTACGGCGGGGGCGCAGTAACGATCCTGATCTGGACCCATCCGTTCCTTGTCTACGAACCACTTCCGGACTGCTCTGAGCAGTTTGGGATCGATGGCTGCGTGCTGACGGATGACGCGCGCCAGTACCGGCAGGTGGAAGCGGTGCTCGTCCACCACCGGGAGATCAGCTCCGGCGCCGCGGCGCTGCCGCCAGAGCCGCGGCCGAGCGCGCAGAAGTGGATATGGATGAACTACGAGTCCCCCACGCACACGCACAGGACGTGGCTCGTGGACGGTGCGTTTAACCTCACGATGAGCTACCGGACGGACTCGGACATCTTCCTGCCCTACGGATACCTGGTGCCGCAGGCGCGCAGCAGAGCCGCCGGGCGCGCCGgcgcactctcccggccgtccCGCCCGCGGCGCCGCTTCGTGGCGTGGGTCATCAGCAACTGGTCGGAGACCCACGCACGCGTGGCCTTTTACTACCAGCTCCGCAG GTACATCCGCATCGACGTGTTCGGGCGCGCCGGCAGGCCGCTGCCGAAGGGCGCGGGCAGCGTGGTGCGCGTCCTGGGGGAGTACCAGCTGTACCTGGCGCTGGAGAACTCGCTGCACCGCGACTACATCACGGAGAAGCTGTGGAACGCCGTGCGGGCCGGGGCCGTGCCGGTGGTGATGGGGCCCCCCAGGGCCAACTACGAGCGCTTCCTGCCCCCCGAGGCTTTCATCCATGTGGACGACTTCCCGTCCGTGAAGCAGCTGGCCCGGTACCTGCTGGCGCTGCGGCGCCAGCCGGCGCGCATCAGGCGGCACCTGGAGTGGAGGCGCGGATACAGCCTCCAACAGCCGGACTTCTGGGGCCAGCACTACTGCACGGCCTGCAGGGCGGTGAGGAGGGCCAGGGGGAAGACGGACGTGGTCCGAGACCTGCCGCGGTGGTTTGAGTCGTGA
- the LOC133441798 gene encoding LOW QUALITY PROTEIN: collagen alpha-1(XXVI) chain (The sequence of the model RefSeq protein was modified relative to this genomic sequence to represent the inferred CDS: deleted 1 base in 1 codon) produces MALSYICVLGMWISLVTPSLGTGFVYHFPGITMPRQHVKSEKSGSSGPPGTGSRTQLRNWCQYTVVRTVSCQVHNGTETSVQRVFQGCRWPGPCAKVISYRTVLRPSFKIAYKQVTALEWRCCPGFVGEECREECLNCTSFTTMNSRINAVESKIKLLEEGRSLLTLARSLPHSTTENEVDAPQPTPVGATIHQPPGDRRSSGPIGPPGPPGSAGPTGPPGRAGLPGPIGPNGGRGLPGEIGLPGIPGPPGRPGAPGHPGPDSSPVQTRGDVFQLETQEENPIRPGPRAPQIVVGPPGPVGAVGPSGAPGLGGPAGMPGLPGRDGSAGPSGRTGSPGPKGDSGERGPPGATGGQGLPGAPGPKGESGAGLNDGEAVQQLREALKILAERVLILEHMIGIHENSEGSGFGSISDPLSFSGLKIKRQQPAQTLPQVPVLRERQRWVPF; encoded by the exons ATGGCCTTGTCTTATATCTGCGTGCTGGGCATGTGGATAAGTTTAGTGACTCCTTCACTGGGAACCGGGTTTGTTTATCACTTTCCAGGCATCACAATGCCGCGACAGCACGTCAAATCAGAGAAGAGCGGCAGCTCGGGACCGCCGGGTACCGGCTCCCGCACCCAGCTCAG GAACTGGTGTCAGTATACTGTTGTCAGGACAGTGTCTTGTCAGGTGCACAATGGGACAGAAACCTCAGTGCAGAGAGTGTTTCAGGGCTGCCGATGGCCAGGACCATGTGCAAAAGTCATCAG ctACAGGACTGTGCTAAGGCCATCATTCAAGATTGCTTACAAGCAAGTCACAGCACTGGAGTGGAGATGCTGCCCTGGATTTGTGGGAGAGGAGTGTCGTGAAG AGTGTTTGAACTGCACCAGCTTC ACGACAATGAACagcagaataaatgcagttgaatCAAAG ATCAAACTGCTAGAGGAGGGACGCTCATTGCTGACCTTAGCCAgaagtttaccacatagcacgACAGAGAATGAGGTGGACGCTCCTCAGCCTACTCCTGTTGGAGCCACAATCCACCAGCCACCAGGTG ACAGGAGATCTTCAGGGCCCATTGGACCTCCAGGGCCTCCAGGTTCTGCAGGACCTACAGGTCCTCCCGGAAGAGCAGGCCTTCCAGGACCAATTg GACCAAATGGGGGCAGGGGCCTCCCAGGGGAGATTGGTCTTCCTGGCATTCCTGGTCCGCCAGGTCGTCCAGGTGCTCCGGGTCATCCAGGGCCAGATTCTTCTCCCGTCCAAACCAGAGGTGATGTTTTTCAACTGGAAACTCAAG AGGAGAACCCCATCCGTCCAGGTCCTCGTGCTCCTCAGATCGTAGTTGGCCCTCCTGGTCCAGTGGGTGCAGTCGGCCCCTCAG GAGCCCCTGGACTAGGAGGACCTGCAGGGATGCCGGGTTTGCCAGGAAGAGAT GGTAGCGCAGGCCCGTCAGGCAGGACTGGCAGCCCTGGGCCTAAAGGAGATTCAGGAGAAAGG GGGCCGCCAGGTGCAACAGGCGGGCAAGGCCTACCT GGAGCACCAGGACCAAAGGGAGAGTCGGGAGCTGGCTTGAATGAC GGTGAGGCTGTGCAGCAGCTGAGGGAGGCCTTGAAGATCCTGGCCGAGAGGGTCCTGATCCTGGAACATATGATTGGCATTCACG AAAACTCTGAGGGATCTGGATTTGGCAGCATTTCAGACCCGCTGTCTTTCTCCGGCCTGAAGATCAAGCGACAACAACCGGCTCAGACGCTTCCTCAGGTCCCGGTGctaagagagagacagagatggGTCCCCTTTTAA